The sequence CCGGTACGTCCTCCCGGAGGGCGGGCCCGCCCGCGACCTCACCCGGCGCACCCCGCAGATCCTGCTGTGCACCGCGGGCTCCGTACGGACGGGCGACACCACGCTCGCCCCCGGTGGCTCCGTGTTCGTACCGGCGGGCGAAAAGGTGGAAGCCTCCGGAAACGGGACGATTTTCCGGGCCACGGTCGTCGCCTGAGGGAATCACCCGGCACCACTGTGGCGGCCCGGTGCTCCGGGGCCGGTTCGGGCTGCAACAATGGCCCACCGCAAAGGGCAGGCAAAATGCGGGCCGGCGGCCTGACGGCCGCCGGCCGGGGCAGCCGGGTGACAGACGAGTGCCAGCCGAGTGCCAGCCGAGTGGCAGACGAAGGGACATCAGGAACACATGAGCGCGTCAGGCGGCACCAAGGCGATCGTGGCGGCACTGGCCGCCAACCTCGCCATCGCGGTAGCGAAGTTCGTGGCGTTCCTCTTCAGTGGTTCGTCGTCGATGCTCGCCGAGTCCGTGCACTCGCTCGCCGACTCCGGCAACCAGGGCCTGCTGCTCCTCGGCGGAAAGAAGGCCAAGCGCGAGGCGACCCCGCAACACCCCTTCGGCTACGGCCGCGAGCGCTACATCTACGCCTTCCTCGTCTCGATCGTCCTCTTCTCGGTCGGCGGCATGTTCGCGATCTACGAGGGCTACGAGAAGATCAAGCACCCGCACGAGATCGAGCACTGGTACTGGCCGGTGGGCGTCCTCGTCTTCGCGATCATCGCCGAGACCTTCTCCTTCCGGACGGCCATCAAGGAGTCCAACCAGACGCGCGGCAAGCAGTCCTGGAAGGACTTCGTACGCCACGCCAAGGCGCCCGAGCTGCCGGTCGTCCTCCTGGAGGACCTGGGAGCGCTGGTCGGTCTGATCCTCGCGCTCGGCGGCGTGGGCCTGGCCCTGGCCACGGGCGACGGCGTCTGGGACGGCATCGGCACCCTCTGCATCGGCATCCTGCTCATCGTCATCGCGATCGTCCTGGCCGTCGAGACCAAGTCGCTGCTCCTGGGCGAGGCCGCCGGCATCGAGGCGGTCCAGAAGATCGAGGCCGCGATCGTCGACGGCAACACGGTCACCGGCATCATCCACATGCGCACGCTCCACCTCGGTCCCGAGGAACTGCTGGTCGCCGCGAAGATCGCCGTGGAGCACGACGAGACGGCCGCCGAGGTCGCCTCGGCGATCAACGCCGCCGAGTCCCGCATCCGCGAGGCCGTCCCGATCGCCCGCGTCATCTACCTCGAACCCGACATCTACAACGAGTCCGAGGCAGTGAAGGGCGCCGACCCGGAGGCCTCGCCGGGCGGCCCGGTACCGACCGCCGAACACTGATCTCCGACTGATCGCCCACTGAACTCCGTACGACGACCTGTCCGTACGTGACCGGGGCCCGCCGAACGATTCGGCGGGCCCCGGTCGTGTGTGCCGTGCGCGATTACCTGATCTCGCGCAGCACGTCGAGAACCGCCGCCTCGTCGGGAGCCGTCATCAGCCGCTCACGGAACTCCGCGTCCACCAGCTTCCGCGACAGCAGCGCCAGAATCCGCAGATGCTCGTCGCCCGCTGCGGCCTCCGGCACGGAGATCATGAAGACCAGCCTGGCCCTCGTACCGTCGAGCGAACCCCACTCGACACCCTCCGCCGACCGCGCGAACCCCACGACGGGCCCGGTCACCGCATCGGTCTTGGCGTGCGGGATCGCGATCTCCTCGCCGAGCCCCGTCGTGCCCTGCTCCTCGCGCCGCAGCGCCGTCCGCACCAGCTCCTCGACATCGGTGACCTTCCCGGTGGCCGCCAGCAGCCCGGCCATCTCCCGGATCGCGGCCTCCTTGCCCCCGGCGTCGAGCCGCAGCTTCACGGTCCGGGCGGTGAGATATCCGGAGAGAACCTCGCCGTCGGAGCCCGATCCCGTACCAGCGCTCACGGCGGTGGTTGCCGCGGGGGAGAGAGCCGCGGTTGTGCCCGTGCCCGCACCCGCACCCGCACCCGCGAGCGTGAACTCGGGCTTCGGCGCGGGGCCTTCGCCCGCCACCGCTCCCGGGTCTTCCGCCGACGGCTGCCCCTTGCGCCGCCGCTCGCCGACGTCGATGAGCGCGACCGTCGTCAGCGCCGTCACCGCGGTCCCGAGGGCCACGGCCACGAAGAACATCGGTACGCCCGTCACGGCCCCCAGCACCGCCACGATCGGCCCGCCGTGCGGCACAGCGTCCTCGACCCCGGCGAGCCCCGCGACCGCGCCGGCCACCGCACCGCCCAGCATGTTGGCGGGGATGACCTGCGCGGGCCGGGCCGCCGCGAACGGAATGGCGCCCTCCGAAATCCCGAACAGCCCCATGAACAGCGAGGCAAGACCCGTCTCGCGCTCCTGCTCCGTGTAGAGCCGCCTGCGGATCAGCGTGGCGATGCCCTGCCCGAGCGGCATCACCGGGATCGCCGCGGCGCACATGCCCATGACCTCCTGGTTGCCGGTCGCGATGAGCCCCGTACCGAACAGGAACGCCGTCTTGTTGACCGGCCCGCCCATGTCGAACGCGATCATCAGCCCCAGGATCGCGCCGAGCAGCACGGCACTGGTCCCGGTCATCCCGCCGAGCCAGTCCGTCAGATGCTCGAAGACCCAGGAGATGGGCTCGCCGATCACGTAGATGAAGAACAGCCCGAGCGCCGTCGTCGCCACGATCGGGATCACGATGATCGGCATGATCGGCCGGACGAACTTCGGGACCTCGACCTTCTTGATCCCCAGCACCAGATACCCGGCCAGGAACCCGGTCACGATCGCGCCGATGAAGCCCGCGCCCGCCTCGGAGTCGTACAGCGAACCCGTGTTGGCGATCCACCCGCCGATCATGCCGGGCACCAGCGCGGGCCGGTCCCCGATGGCGTACGCGATATAGCCGGACAGGATCGGCACCATCAGCTGGAAACCGATGACGCCTATGTTGTTGACGTCCATCCAGAAGGAGCCCTTCGGGATGACCAGGCCGCCGGACGGATCGGTGTGCCCGCCGAGCGAGAGCGAGATCGCGATCAGCAGCCCGCCGACCACGACGAACGGGATCATGTAACTGACCCCGTTCATCAGCGCCTTGTACGCGATCCCGCGCTCCTTGCCGCCGCCCGCGGCCCCGCCGTTCCTGGACCCGGCCGCTCCGGCGCCGGAACCGGCCGTCGCGCCTCCGCCGTGGACGGGCGCGGTCCGCACCTGCTCGATGAGCCGCTCGGGATGGTGGATCCCCTCGGCGACCCCTACCTTCACGATCCGCTTTCCGGCGAACCGGCTCAGGTCCACATCCTTGTCGGCGGCGATGATCACACCGTCCGCGGTGCTGACATCGTTGTCAGTGATGACGTTCTCGGAACCGATCGAGCCCTGGGTCTCCACCTTCATGTCGACACCGAGCCGCTCCGCCGCCTGCGAGAGCTTCTCCGCCGCCATGTAGGTGTGGGCTATGCCGGTGGGGCACGCGGTCACCGCGAGCAGCCTCGGCCGCTGCTGCTCGCCGGTGCCGCCGCCCGTGGGGGGAATTCCGGCCGGACTGGTCACATGGATCTCCTAACGCCTTTGTCATGGGGGATCACGGTCTGTCCGCGCTCTGTCCTCGCGGTCCGTCGCCGGGGTCCGCGCCCGCTGTCGCGGCTTCTCGTCGTGGGGGTTCGCGGTCCGCGAGGTCGCGCACATGTTCCCGATCTCCGGCATCCTGCAACAGACCCCTGGACGGGATCAAAAGTTCAAAAGTCCGCTATTGCCCAAGCCTGTTACCCCTTGTCCCCGGCCCACCGGACCCTCGAAATCCGCTTGATCTGTTCGCAGGCGGACTGGGGCCCACTGCGCCGATCGGTGTAGATTCGTAACCGAGCCAGACGTCGCTGCTGATGGCGGTCGGGCGGCCCAACGGGCCGACCGAGGGAGAGAGGGCCTCCGACGGACTGCGCTGCGCAAGGCACCGGGCATTCGTGTGCCCCGTGGGGCGCTCACCGTGCCCGCCGCGCAGACCAGCCGAAACCGACCTCGCCCCAACCCGAGGAGCAGCTCGCATGACCACTGTCGCCAACCGACAGGACTTCAAGGTCGCCGACCTTTCCCTGGCCGACTTCGGTCGCAAGGAGATCACGCTCGCCGAGCACGAGATGCCCGGCCTGATGTCGATCCGCAAGGAGTACGCCGAGGCGCAGCCCCTCGCCGGCGCCCGCGTCACCGGCTCCCTGCACATGACCGTGCAGACCGCCGTACTCATCGAGACCCTGGCCGCCCTGGGCGCCGAGGTCCGCTGGGCCTCCTGCAACATCTTCTCCACCCAGGACCACGCCGCCGCCGCCATCGCGGTCGGCCCGAACGGCACGCCCGACAACCCCCAGGGCATCCCGGTCTTCGCCTGGAAGGGCGAGACCCTGGAGGAGTACTGGTGGTGCACGGAGCAGGCGCTGACCTGGCCGAACACCCCCACCGGTGGTCCGAACATGATCCTGGACGACGGTGGCGACGCCACGATGCTCGTCCACAACGGCGTCCAGTACGAGAAGGACGGCAAGGTCCCGTCCGCCGACACCGCCGAGAACGAAGAGCACCGGGTGGTCCTGGAGCTCCTCAACCGCACGATCACGGGCGGCTCGCAGAAGTGGACCCAGCTCGCCTCGGAGATCCGCGGCGTGACCGAGGAGACCACGACCGGCGTCCACCGGCTGTACGAGATGCAGCGTGAGGGCACCCTCCTGTTCCCGGCGATCAACGTGAACGACGCCGTCACCAAGTCGAAGTTCGACAACAAGTACGGCTGCCGCCACTCCCTGATCGACGGCATCAACCGCGCCACCGACGTCCTCATCGGCGGCAAGACCGCCGTCGTCTTCGGCTACGGCGACGTGGGCAAGGGCTGCGCGGAGTCCCTGCGCGGTCAGGGCGCCCGCGTGATCGTGACCGAGATCGACCCGATCTGCGCACTGCAGGCGGCGATGGACGGCTTCCAGGTCACCACGCTCGACGAGGTCGTCGACAAGGCCGACATCTTCGTCACCACGACCGGCAACAAGGACATCATCATGGCCGCGGACATGGCCAAGATGAAGCACCAGGCGATCGTGGGCAACATCGGCCACTTCGACAACGAGATCGACATGGCCGGCCTCGCGCAGATCCCCGGCATCGTCAAGGACGAGGTCAAGCCGCAGGTCCACACGTGGAAGTTCCCCGACGGCAAGGTGCTCATCGTCCTCTCCGAGGGCCGCCTGCTGAACCTGGGCAACGCGACCGGCCACCCGTCGTTCGTGATGTCCAACTCGTTCGCGGACCAGACGCTGGCCCAGATCGAGCTGTTCACGAAGCCCGAGGAGTACCCGACCGACGTCTACGTGCTGCCCAAGCACCTCGACGAGAAGGTCGCCCGCCTCCACCTGGACGCGCTCGGCGTGAAGCTCACGACGCTCCGCCCCGAGCAGGCCTCGTACATCGGTGTCGAGGTCGAGGGCCCGTACAAGTCGGACCACTACCGCTACTGAGCCCAGCGCTCACACAGCCCGGCACTCATACGACGGTTGTCAGCAGGCCCTCGCCCTCACCGGCGGGGGCCTGCCCCCTATCGAGGACCCGAGCCACCATGCCCCGCGGCCGATATTCGCTCCATGACCCGCACGACCACACCCCCCTCGCCGAAGAACGGTTCCACTGCGCGCCCGGCCCCTCCGGCTGGCGCTACGTATCCCAACTCACCACCCCTTCCGGCACAGGGCCCGGGGACACCACCCGGAAAGCCACCCCCGCCGGTTCCGTCGACCTCGCCATCGACGACCGCGGCCGCCTCATCCGCCTCGAACTCCACGCGTCGGGCTGGCAGGTCCGCGGCGCCGCCCTCGACGGCGTCACCTGGGTCCGCACCGACCCCACGGGAGATCACGCCACCGAAGGCAATGTCCGCGCCCACGCCTTCACCGGCACATCCCCCGCTTTCCTCGTCGCCACCGCACGTCTGCTGCGCCTCACCCCCGATGCCTCCGCCACGCGTGTACGCCTCGTCGCCTTCACGGACCCGGTCCTCGCCCCGCGCACCCTCGACCAGTCCTGGGCCCTGATCACGAGAGAAGCACACGCCACTGACAACGGCCCGCTGACCGTGGAGGAATACCAGGTCACAGCCCTGGACACCGGCGAACAGCACACCGTGCACCTGTCCGGCGACGTGGTGCTCTCGGCCCCCGGCATCGAGCTTGAAGACCTCGAATCACCGCCGTCGGTCTTCGCCTGACGCTGGCCCGCCGCGCGAAGGCCGGGATCAGGCGGGCGGGGCGAATCCGGTGGAGGGACGCTCCACGTCGGCGTCCCGCCCGCCCTGCGCTACCGGCACGTCCGCCGGGACCACCGGGGGTGCCGCGGGCGGGAGAGCCACCGGACGGACGGGAGCCTGGAACGCCCCCTGCACGGGGGCCTGGAACGGCGGGCCCTGGAACGGTCCCGGCGCCGGACTCGGGGGGACGGGCCCGTACGCCGGAGTCCGGTGCTGAACCGAGCCGTACGGCAAGCCGGTACCGCCCCCGCCTGTGCCCGCGTACCCGCCCTGACCGCCACCGGCAGCCCCGCCACCGAACGCCCGCCGCGTCTCCCGCGCCTGCCGCTCCTGCACCACGGCCGCCAGGAACGCCGCCGGCGGTACACCGTGCGGCGCCGGAGTCCCGGTCCGCTCGGCCACATCGTTCGCGAGCCGCTCGGCCATCACCCGGCCGACCTGCG is a genomic window of Streptomyces sp. NBC_00414 containing:
- a CDS encoding cation diffusion facilitator family transporter, with product MSASGGTKAIVAALAANLAIAVAKFVAFLFSGSSSMLAESVHSLADSGNQGLLLLGGKKAKREATPQHPFGYGRERYIYAFLVSIVLFSVGGMFAIYEGYEKIKHPHEIEHWYWPVGVLVFAIIAETFSFRTAIKESNQTRGKQSWKDFVRHAKAPELPVVLLEDLGALVGLILALGGVGLALATGDGVWDGIGTLCIGILLIVIAIVLAVETKSLLLGEAAGIEAVQKIEAAIVDGNTVTGIIHMRTLHLGPEELLVAAKIAVEHDETAAEVASAINAAESRIREAVPIARVIYLEPDIYNESEAVKGADPEASPGGPVPTAEH
- a CDS encoding fructose-specific PTS transporter subunit EIIC; protein product: MTSPAGIPPTGGGTGEQQRPRLLAVTACPTGIAHTYMAAEKLSQAAERLGVDMKVETQGSIGSENVITDNDVSTADGVIIAADKDVDLSRFAGKRIVKVGVAEGIHHPERLIEQVRTAPVHGGGATAGSGAGAAGSRNGGAAGGGKERGIAYKALMNGVSYMIPFVVVGGLLIAISLSLGGHTDPSGGLVIPKGSFWMDVNNIGVIGFQLMVPILSGYIAYAIGDRPALVPGMIGGWIANTGSLYDSEAGAGFIGAIVTGFLAGYLVLGIKKVEVPKFVRPIMPIIVIPIVATTALGLFFIYVIGEPISWVFEHLTDWLGGMTGTSAVLLGAILGLMIAFDMGGPVNKTAFLFGTGLIATGNQEVMGMCAAAIPVMPLGQGIATLIRRRLYTEQERETGLASLFMGLFGISEGAIPFAAARPAQVIPANMLGGAVAGAVAGLAGVEDAVPHGGPIVAVLGAVTGVPMFFVAVALGTAVTALTTVALIDVGERRRKGQPSAEDPGAVAGEGPAPKPEFTLAGAGAGAGTGTTAALSPAATTAVSAGTGSGSDGEVLSGYLTARTVKLRLDAGGKEAAIREMAGLLAATGKVTDVEELVRTALRREEQGTTGLGEEIAIPHAKTDAVTGPVVGFARSAEGVEWGSLDGTRARLVFMISVPEAAAGDEHLRILALLSRKLVDAEFRERLMTAPDEAAVLDVLREIR
- the ahcY gene encoding adenosylhomocysteinase, which translates into the protein MTTVANRQDFKVADLSLADFGRKEITLAEHEMPGLMSIRKEYAEAQPLAGARVTGSLHMTVQTAVLIETLAALGAEVRWASCNIFSTQDHAAAAIAVGPNGTPDNPQGIPVFAWKGETLEEYWWCTEQALTWPNTPTGGPNMILDDGGDATMLVHNGVQYEKDGKVPSADTAENEEHRVVLELLNRTITGGSQKWTQLASEIRGVTEETTTGVHRLYEMQREGTLLFPAINVNDAVTKSKFDNKYGCRHSLIDGINRATDVLIGGKTAVVFGYGDVGKGCAESLRGQGARVIVTEIDPICALQAAMDGFQVTTLDEVVDKADIFVTTTGNKDIIMAADMAKMKHQAIVGNIGHFDNEIDMAGLAQIPGIVKDEVKPQVHTWKFPDGKVLIVLSEGRLLNLGNATGHPSFVMSNSFADQTLAQIELFTKPEEYPTDVYVLPKHLDEKVARLHLDALGVKLTTLRPEQASYIGVEVEGPYKSDHYRY